In one Polaribacter sp. ALD11 genomic region, the following are encoded:
- a CDS encoding SusC/RagA family TonB-linked outer membrane protein: MKHNFLILMSFFLSTIAFSQQVLSGKILDETGGPLPGATVNIINGDKWTSSDFDGNFTIEYKNEKSIIKIAYLGYVSQEITIGKRKSISITLQPEDNMLNEIIVTALGIKRTQKKVGYATQKVDAAAVKEITAPNVAGLITGKVSGLTVSNPTGLFQAPSFTLRGKTPLIVVDGIPVSTDFYDISPDDILEITVLKGTSASALYGYRGGNGAIQITTSKGKKSDGLEITVAHNIMVSAGFTVFPETQTAYGNGSNGKYEFWDGQDGGISDGDMIWGPKFEPGVKISQWNSPILDNTNGEVTPWWGDVSGTKYDDKSRYSRVPTPWKYHNNLKDFLKTGVMNTTSFSVANSTEKGSYRVSGNYKSHTGRVPNTSIKSGGLTFNSSTKLSDKLTLDSKLAYNKVFSPNYPRHGYGPKNHMYTILIWMGDDVNGKELNEHRYIPGQEGYRQANYNYAWYNNVYFAAHELNQRYDSNVLNGQLKLNYQISDDFSMQAMGSSVMKDRFENRESPKSYLNYGDPRDGDYKTWNTNSLDVDYNLLMTYNKDISDRFSLSANAGASSEYHKYQQEYNATDGIIVPELYSLNNTKGNIKGNTHFSERSVNSVYGMLELDFDNKLFLTFTGRTDKHSVLPKNNNSLFYPSVSLSTMVSEWFDLPESINYLKVFGSWAQVKRSLDAYQINSYYNNAGMFNGSPVLSYPGGLVNPDIEGSLTTNVELGLSAGFLNNRISLDFAYYNAIDEDSIINLPISLGSGFSSRKENAHQFTTNGYEVSVRATPIKNDNFRWDVLTNWSKKVQRVTRLDEGAEKYNDLKLNERTDAFYATVWEKSADGQLILDSKTSMPTKNAYKQNIGNKNPDWRLGLENTFKYKDFSLKVGVDGVWGGLLRSRTVEKMWWGGKHPNSTIHRDAEYKNGIGTVYTPTGVNVTGGSVQKDLNGNITSDTRTYSAHTTPVSWQSWSQNYPYRAQVTSKESKIFANVFDRTYFKLRTVALSYDLNKVIKAEGFKQINASLNGYNLFIWKKADIIDPDFGDDDNLQDPSTRYLGLGLTFKF, from the coding sequence ATGAAACACAATTTTTTAATTTTAATGTCATTTTTTTTAAGTACAATTGCTTTTTCTCAGCAAGTGTTATCAGGAAAAATTTTAGATGAAACAGGAGGTCCATTGCCAGGAGCAACAGTTAATATTATAAATGGAGATAAATGGACATCGTCTGACTTTGATGGAAACTTCACCATAGAGTACAAGAATGAGAAAAGTATCATTAAAATAGCATACCTAGGTTATGTGAGTCAAGAAATTACAATAGGAAAAAGAAAAAGCATATCTATTACTCTACAACCAGAAGATAATATGTTGAATGAAATTATTGTAACCGCTTTAGGTATTAAAAGAACACAAAAAAAAGTTGGGTATGCAACTCAAAAAGTAGATGCAGCTGCAGTTAAAGAAATTACAGCGCCCAATGTTGCAGGTTTAATTACCGGTAAAGTATCTGGTTTAACAGTAAGTAATCCAACAGGTTTATTTCAAGCACCTTCTTTTACCTTAAGGGGTAAAACGCCATTAATTGTTGTAGATGGTATTCCTGTAAGTACAGATTTCTATGATATTTCACCAGATGATATTTTAGAAATTACAGTATTAAAAGGGACTTCTGCTTCTGCTCTGTACGGTTATAGAGGTGGTAATGGAGCGATTCAAATAACTACTTCTAAAGGAAAAAAATCTGATGGATTAGAAATAACAGTTGCTCATAACATAATGGTTAGTGCTGGTTTTACAGTTTTCCCAGAAACGCAAACAGCATACGGAAACGGTTCTAACGGTAAATATGAATTTTGGGACGGACAAGACGGTGGTATTTCTGATGGAGATATGATTTGGGGACCAAAATTTGAACCTGGTGTAAAAATATCTCAGTGGAATAGCCCTATTTTAGATAATACAAATGGAGAAGTTACACCATGGTGGGGAGATGTAAGTGGAACAAAATATGATGATAAATCTAGATATTCTAGAGTGCCAACTCCTTGGAAATATCATAATAATTTAAAAGACTTCTTAAAAACAGGTGTTATGAATACCACTTCTTTCTCTGTAGCTAATTCTACTGAGAAAGGTTCTTATAGAGTTTCGGGTAATTATAAATCTCATACTGGTAGAGTACCAAATACAAGTATAAAATCTGGGGGTTTAACTTTTAACTCTTCAACTAAATTATCAGACAAGTTAACTTTAGACAGTAAACTAGCCTATAATAAAGTGTTTTCACCAAATTATCCAAGACATGGTTATGGTCCAAAAAATCACATGTACACTATTTTAATATGGATGGGAGATGACGTTAATGGGAAAGAATTAAATGAACACAGATATATTCCTGGTCAAGAAGGGTACAGACAAGCAAACTATAATTACGCATGGTATAACAATGTTTATTTTGCTGCGCATGAATTAAATCAGAGATATGATTCTAATGTTTTAAACGGACAACTGAAGTTAAATTATCAAATTTCAGATGATTTTAGCATGCAAGCAATGGGTTCTTCAGTAATGAAAGATCGATTTGAAAATAGAGAAAGCCCTAAGTCATATTTAAACTATGGAGATCCAAGAGATGGAGATTATAAAACATGGAACACCAATTCTTTAGATGTAGATTATAACTTATTAATGACGTATAATAAAGATATCTCAGATAGGTTTTCTTTAAGTGCAAATGCAGGTGCATCTTCAGAATATCACAAATATCAACAAGAATATAACGCTACAGATGGTATTATAGTGCCAGAATTGTATAGTTTAAATAATACAAAAGGAAATATAAAAGGAAACACCCATTTTTCTGAAAGATCTGTAAATAGTGTTTACGGAATGTTAGAATTAGATTTTGATAATAAATTATTCTTAACATTTACAGGTAGAACTGATAAGCACTCTGTATTACCTAAAAACAACAATTCATTATTCTACCCATCAGTTTCTTTAAGTACAATGGTTTCTGAATGGTTTGATTTACCAGAATCTATAAATTACTTAAAAGTTTTTGGTTCTTGGGCACAAGTAAAAAGGTCTTTAGATGCATATCAAATAAACTCTTATTATAACAATGCAGGTATGTTTAATGGAAGCCCAGTTTTATCTTACCCAGGAGGTTTGGTAAACCCAGACATAGAAGGTTCTTTAACTACAAATGTAGAATTAGGTTTAAGTGCTGGTTTTTTAAATAATAGAATAAGTTTAGATTTTGCATATTATAATGCTATAGATGAAGACTCTATTATTAATTTACCTATTTCTTTAGGTTCTGGTTTCTCATCACGAAAAGAAAATGCACATCAATTTACAACCAATGGATATGAAGTTTCTGTAAGAGCAACACCAATTAAAAATGATAATTTTAGATGGGATGTTTTAACAAACTGGAGTAAAAAAGTACAACGTGTAACAAGATTAGATGAAGGGGCAGAAAAATATAATGATTTAAAACTAAATGAAAGAACAGATGCTTTTTATGCAACAGTTTGGGAAAAATCTGCTGACGGACAATTAATTTTAGATAGCAAAACAAGTATGCCAACTAAAAATGCATACAAACAAAATATAGGAAATAAGAATCCAGATTGGAGGTTAGGCTTAGAAAATACTTTTAAGTATAAAGATTTCTCTTTAAAAGTAGGTGTCGATGGAGTTTGGGGTGGTTTACTAAGATCTAGAACTGTAGAAAAAATGTGGTGGGGTGGTAAGCATCCAAATTCTACAATTCATAGAGATGCGGAATATAAAAATGGTATTGGTACTGTTTATACACCAACAGGAGTAAATGTTACAGGCGGATCAGTTCAAAAAGATTTAAATGGAAATATAACTTCAGACACTAGAACGTATTCAGCACATACAACACCTGTTAGCTGGCAATCTTGGTCTCAAAACTACCCTTATAGAGCCCAAGTAACATCAAAAGAAAGTAAGATTTTTGCAAATGTTTTTGATAGAACATACTTTAAACTAAGAACCGTGGCTTTAAGTTACGATTTAAATAAGGTTATTAAAGCAGAAGGTTTCAAACAAATTAATGCAAGCTTAAATGGATACAATTTATTTATTTGGAAGAAAGCCGATATTATCGATCCTGATTTTGGAGATGATGATAATTTACAAGATCCTTCTACAAGATATTTAGGTTTAGGTTTAACTTTTAAATTTTAA